The nucleotide sequence TTGGCGAAAGGCATTTCCATTCCGTCCTGTGCGATGCTCGCCTCTCACTGGAtcatttaagaaatatttaatttgcagAAAATGAATTATAAATGCAATTTGCAGGCAGCTCTATTTCTTGTTTCGCCGCCGCCTTACTTATGATGATGCGTCTTTGTCCTCCGTTGGCCCAGTCAGAGAATTAATTACGCTGCTGCAAGTTGATTCCCGCCATAGATGTGGACTCGAGTGCGGATccggatgcggatgcggaaGTCCTAGTGCCAATGCGACCGCAACTGACCCAGTTGTTTAATTGAATTGAAGCCATAAACACTTGGAGTAGGACCACCGCCACGACCGCAGCCACACAAAAACGGCACTGAGAGCGTTGGTTGGGAATGAAAAATGGGCACGGGCAGGAGCACTCGCTAAATAACTTTAATTAGTAGTGCGAATGCGGCCATCAATCACCTTCCCCGTTTGCCAGTGGGTGAGAGAGGGGCGGGGAGGGGCggcggaaacggaaatggcAAGCGGAAACGCCAGCGGAAGCCACGTGGCCATTGCTAAGCATTTTGACAGCTGCGCCTGTCGCTTATGCAACAAAGCTCACACACTCGTGCACTGTGCCGAAAATAAACGTTTCTCAGCTTGGGGATTCAAATCGGGATTAGggatttatatatatgttcTATTTTGAAAGCCATTTCAAAAGTTCATTGATCTAAGCGTGTTGtttctaaattaaattatttattaaagatataaGTGCAAGCAAgtacttaaatatttaagaagaTCTAAGccaattaaacaaaatttgtTATTTTATCAATGCGAAGATGTGGTTAAAGTATTAAATAACTGTTTAAAGTTTTAGATAATGTACACCATAAAACCAACCTAcataaataacttttaaatgAGATTTAAATTTGGTCTTGAAATTGGAGTTGATCTTAAATCCCaaaaacgattttttttttcaaattgatctttattattatatcagcaaaaaattagtaaaatattctatatttataattaagcCAAAAATGTAATATCAATTATAAATATGcctcaaaaaatatatgataCGTGTTCTAGTAAAACTTCTATATAATTCAACAGTGCATTTTAAATTATGGGATTAATAGTAGTTGCAAGACTGAACTTTCTAATTTGCAACCATGCaagttttcaaattttttttctgtttatCCACGCACAGCGATGTGTgccaaaaaattaaagaaattcGAGAAAgcgagaaattaatcaaattgCAAATTTCATCAGCGTGGCAAGCAAAAACAAGTGCAGATGTGGCGAGCGAAGGAGCTGGCGTTTTCGGCGAGTGCCAGGCAAAGTTGTTGACATCTTCTGAGCCAACACGTACCGCCAGCACcaacaaaaacacacacaaaaagtAGTAAACACTTGACGGGAGCAGCAGAAACAACACGAGCAAACAGCCACTAGTGCCAAAGAGATGGAAGGACCGGGACCGGGACTGGAGCTCCGGCAAATGTTTGCTTAAAAATGATGCGAGCCCCACGAAAAGCAGGAGAATTTCGGTATGgaatggtatggtatggtatgggaTGGTATGGGATGAAATCTGGATGGGGGAACGAGGGCGGATGCTTCTTCTGCTCCTGACAGATGCAAGACGCGTTGACAGTGACAAAGACAATGATGACGGCGATGGTTATGTTGGGGCTCATCATCATGGCCATGTGGGGGATGTGGGAATGGAGGCCGGCATTTGGCATAATCCTGCTGACAAAATGTCATTACACCATCTACATAGTGAAGTTGCCTTTTGAAGTTTTCCAAGGAGGAGGTTGGCATCATTGCaagcttaaataaataaatacgctACCCGCTGACAGCCAAAGTTTGCACGGTTAGCATGTGCTGAAGTCTGGGCATTTCCATATAAAGTGGAAATAAGTTTTCAAGAAATATTTGCGCAATTACAGTCATATTTGAATAGACGAAGATGGTCCTGGTGTTACTTCCAACTACTGCCTTAATGGATCTCCTCTTAACTCTGAACTCTAAGGAATTTTTTTCTAAACCAACCTGAAttgtaaaacaaaatttaattgttttcttCAAATTCCATTTCCAGCCACATTAAATAAGTTAAAAATATTCGTCAGAACATAATAATTAGATTTAAATCTTAtcttattttggtttttaaataattcgTAAACGATCAGGGATCGCTTATACGGTTTCAAAAGCGCTGTTTTACCCTTTTTAAATACAACATATATAAAAAAGATGTTAATGTTAAAacttaataataaaaatatcattTCATATAGAAAGAATTTCTTAAGATATTTTAGTGAGAGCAGAATACGTATACTTTGTTTTCGTACAGTTACTTAGGAACACAGAAAACTTAATTACTGCATAATATCGCAAAactaaataaaacaattttcaatttaCCCTATCTGAGAAGAATATATCTTATGATTATGATAATAACATAAATAGAGGGTAAATTCGTTTCTAAACGTTCTACTGGAAATGATACAATACGGAAGGATACTGAATATATAGGTATAACTCAGTTCCTGTTGACTTACCACCAATTTTCGGAGTAGTCCTTGTTCCGGAGTCTGTTTCGGCTACAGTTATTCCACTTTCCCCAAGAATCGGCAGTCACGCGAGTGGCCCAGTCATTGACAAATGGCCAGGGAGCTGCttctattgttttatttttattttattttatttctctACATTTCCAGAGCACTTTTCCTCGGCGTTTTTACCCCCGCCTCGCCGCGAATTGGCCTAGTTTAGTTTGGTCTAGTATTTGGTGTTGTTTTTCGGTTGGGTTTTCCGTGTGTTTCGGTAGGCCTAAGCCTCCACTCCGGCTGCAGTTTTGAGTTACTTGGCACTTGTCTAATGCCTTTGTCTGCTTTTCTCTTGCTTTTCCTTTGCTTTTCTTATGCTTTTTTCATGCTTATCTGCCAGACGGGCGACGCAGTGTCTTTGGTTGCACTTGAGGAAGCGTTATCTGGGtggtgtgcgagtgtgtgtgttttgtgtGGTTGAATTAGCGAGTGAGACACGAACTTTTGACCCCGTTTCGACAATAACAACACGATAAGAGCAGAGGCTTGGCTTCTGTTCTCCGGCTTTTTGAACCACTGGCCGGCCTTTTGGGCTTTTCAACACTCTGAATGCGTTTACATTTATGTCCGTTACTGTTTTGGGGGTACCAAAGAATGCTGAAATTAAATTCCTTTCTATTTATTGATTTAGCAGAGAGCTATTGCcagaataataataaaactcAGCCGTTTCCTATTTGATTTGTTTTACCAATCAGCTGAAAGGCTCACTAAAAAACTGTATTTCCCTTGCAGGATTTAAAACACTTTATCAATGTATTCGATTTACGCATCATTTGTTTGTAAACGTTTTTGTggtattacaaatttattgtttttccGGCTTGTTTATTGATTTAGCAGGGCGTTATTGCCTCAAAAACAATGAATTGTATTCATTTCCGGTTCCTTTTTTATGCCAATCAGCTGTTACACATTGAATACTTTTTCCTCTCTTTCAGCTAAAAAAGAGTGGAATTACcattaaggtttttaagtgtTTAGCACTTTTCACTATTATGGCTCAAGTTTCGATTTGGGTTTTGCGCACGTTTCACGTAGCTAGCCGAAAATTGATGAAACATCCGTGAACATGACGTTTTTGCTCAGCCAGCGCCTCACGAACTGAATGGAAAAACTGCGAAAATACGCGAAAAGCCAGCATCTCGGCTCAACTGTGATGGTGGTACTTTCGCTCTGGCTCGCTCTCGCTCTTTGGCGCCATCCGGAAAATTGCCCTTCTCCACGTGGCTAGCGAACAGCTGTTGCCTCAGATGTTCCACTGAGCATGCCCACAAGGAGCTCCTTGGGAAAACTGGGAAATTGTAAAGCTCTTTCGCTGGAAAATCGTTTGAGTGAGAACAGTTTTCCCTAACCATAAACGATTTTCCACCAACGCGTCACCTACAACTTGACAACCCACCAAAATGGAACCCAAAAGTTGGCGCGAAAGTCAACACTTTGCACATAAAGACATCTTTCCGCTTGGCCAACTTTTCGGGCCAACAAACTTTTCACATTACCAGAAAGCCCACATTTTTTAACCCACATTTGGCATCAATTTACCCATTACATAGGGTTAAGGGACCTCTACCGTTCTAAAAAGAATGGgaactttttaaaaacatttgaaATTATTTACTAAAGTTGGGTTAGAAGCTTTTGAATAACAATCCTAAACGTTCttgacataaaaaaaatatttattttaataaaggATTTATGATCCTTCTTCTTTTTGTTGTAAATGaagaaaaatatgttttagaaattaaaattataccATCTGACAGGATACATCATAAAAAATCTTTTATATGCCAAGTAAAACGTGTTTTCGTTATAATTCATGTATACAAACTGATAGGAAACTTAACTCAAAATGACAAAACAAAATACATGGTATAAAATAATTGACGAAGAAGATAATTAATACCATTGGTTGCAAGACCTCAGAAACCCCTTAACTGTTGTTAAAACAACCCGTTTTGATCATTACTTctgttttaattttagttttatatgTTAATTAATTACAAAACCCTAATGcacaaaaatgcaaaaaaacaTCGAAACCCGCATGCGCCGGCAGCGTTAGTGTTCAGCAACAATGGCCGTCGTGACCGCTGTGGTTGTGCGAATGACCATGTCCGCTCGATCTGTGGCCCACCTTGTCCTCCTCCTCGCCCGCCTGCTTCGAAGACTTGGCCTGATCCTCATCGGCGAACTCGCTGAGGTCGCGCCGCATGGCATAGGCATCCTCGCCATCGGCATAGTACTTCGGCTCCACCTCGATGATCTTGAACTTGAGGGCGTTGGTGTAGAGGTTCAGGGCTGCCCGATTGCTCTTTCTCACATGCAGCGAAACGTACTGGGCGTTGAAGCACTCGACCATGGCCTGAGAGGCCTGGTTCATGAGCTTCTGGGCCAGACCCAATCGGCGATAGGAACGCTTTACGGCCAGCGACGTGATGTGCCCATGGCGACTCTCCTCATTGGGCTCGGGTTCCTCCATCTTGGCCAGGACATAGCCTACAATGCCGCCCTTGTCGTCCTCGGCCACGTAACTGAGCTGAGGCCAGGTGAGTCCATGGTAGAAGTAATACTTCATCTGGTAGTTCTCGGGCAGGCACAGCAGATTGCAGTGCTGCATGGTCATTAGATCCTCGGGTTTGGCGCAGCGAATGTTCATGGTGGGGCTGTAGTTGTAGGCTCTTCTTGGGGTGCTTCACTGACTTCTAATCTCGGCGAGCTTTCCTGGCTCTACCCGGCTGCTGTGGCTGTAGATTCTGGTGATCCCAAGCGAgtggctgctgctcctccGGCTCTTCTTGACCCAACAATTCACGAACCAGACGAAATTTCGATAGAAACGCCTTCCAGATGAGGAACCAGCCTGCAAAGAAAAAGGTATCGAAATTCTGGATGAGTTATATAGTTCGGGGCAATGAAATTCGACTCCAGGATGGCATGATGTTCGTCAGTGGGCGCCTGCTTACCCAACAAAATAATTGCTGCGACGATACTAACAGAGGCTAATATGGTGAAAACGAAAACCAAGCCCGTTTGCAGGGACATTCTAACGGGGTAACTCGAAATCAGGAAACTGTAAACATTAAACTATAGATGGAAActgaaattataatttaaagcTACTAGTAAATAGgttatttttgaatttattgcTGAGAATTAAATGTTTTCTCCTTGTTTTCTGAATTGCTGACTATCACAATAAAGAACAGCTGTCATTTGAGTGTGACCGTTTGGTAGCACTGTGGGATACCAGGGGTGCATTTGCACTACCAAATTGGGAGATATACGCCAAAAAGGAACAATAAAAAGCAAATTATACTTTATCAGATTGGTTTATCACTGTTTAGCAACATTTAAACTGCTTTCTGATCTTGACTTTTGTTTAGAGGTTCCTAACATTCATAACTTTTGTGCCACCAAAAACCACATGGGGTTAGAAAATCCACTCAGCAATCTATAAAAACTGGCCTTGATGTCTGATGTTTAGTTCATCACTCCCTGCGACATGCAAACAACACATATGGGCCCGCGTTAgagtttgttttatttaatatcCACCTGGCTGTTTAATTTATATTCGCGAAAGAGCACACTTCTTGCACACTTTTTTACACCGGCACCAGTATGACCAGAGTGAACAAAAGGAAATATACCGCACCATGTAAAATAATACTGAACAAATGTTCCTGTGTTGAAAAAAGTCTGAATTGGACCAATTTAAAATTGAGCGGCACAAACCGGGTAAAATTGTTTAAGATAAGTTGGTAACAAaccaaaacaatttttattttttcattatttattattatttatttattaaaatcattttggaaaagttattttttattgagatctagtatttttaatatactaCGCCGGAATACCAAAAAGAGTGTATGTATGCTGGAACAGCTGATTCTAATTTACCTGGGCAAACACAACGCGATTAAACAAATGCAATTTATACTTGAAATCTAAGTGAAATGCAAGAATTTTCGGCCAAACGCGATGCACTGTTCGCTTGCCTCGACGATGCAAGCAAAGAATTGAGGGGCACTGCCTTGGATCAGAGCAAGGCCAAGTCGTTCTCCATCAACGCTCTCGATCGGGGCAACCAATCCGGAAACGCATCCGGATCCGGAGAGGTGATGAATTACCGGCATGGTCGTAGCATTGATGTTAGCCCCGATTCGGAGGATGGAAGACTGCGGCGGATGCGGGGCAAGGAGAGCATTTTCAAGAAGCCGGAACTTCCCATTGGTCGCTGTCTGAAGCCCAGGAAAACTCCAGATTACCAGGTGAGAGATTACCCTTTTGTCTCTTCAACTTTCTCTATAAAACCCTTAATCCTCCTCCCTAGATCAACCCCCACAAATGGAAGAAGTACTCCCTGTCCGATGTGGACATCTCCGATCAGAGCAACTCCGCCGCCGCCCTATCTTTTCTCCGGCAAATGGATGCACAGCGAGAAGCTGATGGAGATGAGGGTGAATCTTCTCATTCAGATGGCAAAATAGAGTTTAAAAAGACCAGCAAACTCAACCGCAATCTCAAAAAGCTTCAACAGCAGGAAGTGGAGGATGTTGAGCTGGATAAACCCCAGTTAAGGGGCTCTAAACTGGTGATGCCCGAGTACGTCATTGGCCAAAAGTCCcagaaacaaaagaaatccaaAAACAAATCCAACCAGAATCGTGCTTCTGGTAAACTTCAACTCTCCCACTTGGCGGAGGAAGATGAACAGGATGAGTAGATTACAATCTATGGTccttaaattataaatttaaaaactagTGTCACCATAAGGATTTAATAATGTAAATAGActtttattatataaaaaacttGGCGGTTTGTCAAAAAATGCCatcgtttattttttaaatttacaaattcTTAAATCAGACTGGAAAACTTAGTTCGATTTCTGAAATCTGGCTGTGTATACTGGTATTGctcaattttacaaaaatctcGTTTATCTGGTTTGTTCTTTAAATTGCTGATAGTTATCACATAGAGACATAATTTTCGTACCTTTAAATGAGGTATGCAACTTACGTATTTGAAGAATTTGTAGGGGagtataaattttaaattacaaaTATATAGTACGCGAGCACAAAACACATAATCTAAAGACATACATAAATGCGACGATACAAACATAAAAAATACtattaaaaaatgcaaatattcAGTCGGGAATGCTTTCATCATGGGCAGTGGCTGCGACTACTCGCTGTAGAAGCCCGGATTAAAGAAGAGCTTCTTGTTGAAGCCAAGATTATCAAAGGCGCCGGTCTGCATGGAACCCTTTTTGGTTCGCATGTTGCCCACGGAAGCGTGAGTCTTCTTCAGGATATCCTCGACATTCGTGTTGTGGGCATGCTCGGCCATCACGTCGCAGAACTTCTGGATGTACCAGCTGCCCGTCTCAGGATCCCTGTGGGTAACATAGCCCGGAGTATTGGCATAGCAGACCAGAGTGTCTGCGAGAGTTGGCACATTTGTGTACGCCGAGGACATGCCCTCCGTCTCGACCTCGGGCTCCTCTTCCTGCTGCAGCGTATACAAAGGCTCCATGGGATCGTATTGGCCCTTTGGCTGCCCCAAATCATGATGATCGCCACGGCAAAAGGGGAAGATCAGCACCTTTGGCTTGTGCACCAACAGGGGACTGATGTTTGCCTGGAAGTGGTTCTTTATTTTCTGCATATCGACCACCGATCCATCGCAGAACTCCACCTTGTCTATCTCCTGCACGCGATTGCCATGCGTCATTAGCACCATCACGAAGCACTCGGTGTTCTGGACATACGACGAGGAGGTGACCTGACGCAGGATATCAAAGAACTGATGCTGATTCATGTTCCCGTAGGCGAAAATCGTGAAGCCCAGTTCGCGAAACAAGTGAATCAACGAGTTGCTGTCCACCTCGGCTCCATTTCGCTTGCGTTTGGGATCTGGGAAGTCCATGATGTTCACCATAAGCAAAACGCCGCGGTTCAAACGGGATCGCATCTTATATGTGCCTACCACGTCGTCTGTGTAAATTTTGTCTGACTTTTTAACGTCGCGGTGGGGTCCCTCGACGGGCGCCAGGTAAGGGGTGAGTGGTCCAAGTGGGTCATTAAGGGGTTTCTGAAAAGCAGGCAAAGCAATAAAGATAAGTTTCTGCGGTAGTTCAATAACTTATTATATAGTTTAGCAGCCCAAATATATTGAATCATAACTTGCTGCTGTTATCTTATGGTGAAATTCTCAAAAGGAAGTCCCCACTCtacttatttttctttttacgCAGTGTAAATATTAACTATCAACACCACAAATGCAATATCTATACAGTTCCGGCTgagaaaaaatgttattacAACCTTAAAGTTTAAGAGCCTATCTCACTAAGAGAATAATTGGGATAGGTTATGGTAgctaaataaacaaattgtatAGCTAGCATCTTCAATTTCACCTGACCTCATTGTTTACCATTTTGATGAGAGCTTTTAATGACTGATTTAAGCACAGATTTAACACAATCTATAAAaggttttatttataaaattacaATGCTTAGAAAGCATTACACTTTGTGCTTAtcactttatttaatttaaacctCACTCTGACTGAATCACCTACATCGGTCATATTGTTTGTTTATCAACAAAGCTTTTATCATTTCGGGCTATGCATGACATAAGCCCAATAAAATACCTATATCTGAattgtgcaaaaaaaaattataagccACTTGAGCTTTAAAATCTTTACCCTAAGAACCATATATGGTACTAGTATTTGAATGAGATAAACATGAGGAATGGTCACGCCATTGCCTGTAATGCATAGAAATCATTTCTCCAGATGATTCATTGGATCACTGACCTACCGATTGACTGTCCTTGAACCAAAAGAAATGAGTTTATATCAGACAGACTAGCACGGACCTGAAATTAGGTCAGACATATTTCTGGAACCTATCTAAGTgaatatttgaaaaaattaaaaattcaagTCCAACAAATCAATCACGCGGCAATCATAACAAATATAACGAGTCCCCAGGGCAAAATACAATTGTAAAAAGTAAAAGAAACCTGTTTTTGTAAGATGCATAGGTCATTGACCCACAATGTTATTTCACCATAAATGGTTTGCTTTCTTAGCCTCCCCGCAAGAAAACAAACCTGTTGCCTGTCTGAAGGGGCCCGATTTTAGATTGTAAGACTAAGGATCTCACCTTGCTGGCACAGGCTCCCTCGTAGGCCTCTGGCGTCCTAGTGTCCACAATATCGGCCGACTTCCGCCGGGTGTTTCGTTCGTTCAGTGAGATGAACGGTGGCCTTGACCCGGACTCATCGACGGATTCCAGCAGCTTGGCAGCATCCAGACAATTGACCTTCCGCAAGGCAGTGATCAGGAGGTTGTAGGCAGTGGGACCCCGCTGGGTGATCTTCAGGAACAGCCGACGATGCTGCTCCAAGCGCACATCCTCCTCGTCCATGTTGAACCGCTTTCCATTGAGATCTTCCGCATTCCGCAACATCTGAACGGAGAGGATTCCCTGGTGGACGCATTCCGCGGCCAGTAGGCCATAGTTCGTCGACTTCACCAGCAAGTCCAGATTCTTGCGTATGTGCTCGCGATGCTTCTTCAGCATTCCAATCTCGCGTTCCGGCGGCTGCATTCCGGATGTGGTTATTTTTTTCGTTCCGGGGACTCCGCTTATTTGGAACTCCAAGGATATGTGTGGTTTTTTCAACGGCAGTGATCAGGGTCCAATTGGCAGTGATATTGGCAGTGAGTCACCCAAGGTTTTTCCGCAACTGACTTCGTTTGGCGCTCGTTTCGTTTCTTTGTCTCCGCTTTGTTGTCGTCTTGGTTCTTGTTCTTGTCTTGACTTTCGACGGCGGGGGGGCAACAATCGACGGCCCTGGCGGTGTCCTTATTTTTCCAAAAGCAAATTACCTAGTCTACGTATTGCACTAGACGATCCTGCGAAGGATCAGGGATCTTCGAATAAGATTTCTTTTGAAACAAAAGGATTTTTCGGGCTCTTCCGCAGCCACTCAGCGCGTTCGAACTACTCTAATCTAATTGAGATTAGTGTGACCACTGCGAGCTGGTCCGTTTTTACCCCATATCGCGGGTGCGAAAACACTGCTGTTATACTGTTATACTTTGAATATTAGAGGTATTCCCTTAATTGATGAATCGGTGAACAACTATACTGTTAtactttaaatattaaagtatATTATATTAATTGTTGAATCCTTGAATTTCGGTCAGTTGTTTATATTTCAGATATTCAAAAACTTTGATTTCATTAAAATGAGGGTTACATGCTTGTTATTCAAAAGTTAgatgttttaattttcaacAGTACCAATTGAGGGAAGTGTCCACCATTGCTGAAATCTCTGCTGAATATTCAACGTTTTTGCAACTCAACAGTTAAGCTAACCCTAAACGTATTCAACACAAATAGTGGttccaaattaaattaaaaaatgtatttcgaAAGAATAAtcagtttaaatattttgctatGCAAAAAATACCGCGatattttataaagaaaatacTAAACATTATGGTCACCCTAATTCGTCTGGTCCAAAACGCGCAATTCGCAAAACGTAAACAAAGGAGAGCCATGGAGGAAAAACAATCCAAGCCGGAAAACCCGGAGCAAAAAAGCGAAGTCAAAACTTCTAGCCTTCCCAGGCAAGTCAAACTGAAGGCTCAAAGGCAGCTAAACAAGATGGGCTACTCGCAGCAAGTCCTGTTGGAGGCATCCAAATACAATAATCAGGACTATACAAACGCTGTTTTCCGTaagttttataaatataacttGATAAAAATATGTAACACGGATCTTTTACAGAATACATGACCACCACGATGGACAGGGGCATGGAAATGGTCAAAAATTGTGACTCTGTCAGTCTCAACAACATCACCCAGTGGCTGGAACTGATGAAGAGTGCCCAACTATCTGATCTCTGCGAATTCGAGGCAGCTGCGGCTGTGAATTCCATCATCCAGAATGAGAGAAAACCAGATCCAAAAGAACTAGATGGCATCGACTTGAAGTAAGAATAAGCGGGGAGTTAGGACTATCTTCCTTTATACATCCTACCTTAACATTCTGTGGATTTTGCAAGTTTTATTTCCTAAATATCATTTCTTAGACCTATCTAACAATTCTAATGTGCCTAAAAACCACAGAGtttttaattcaaaatattgTGATTGCGCTTTTACTAGAATTccctttaaatttaattatatctcATTACTTTTTAAAAGTGAACCCACTCTTATACATTTGACATCATAATTATTCTTTACAGTGAAGCCTATAAATTCGTAGAAAATGCGCTGATGGGTCAGCC is from Drosophila suzukii chromosome 3, CBGP_Dsuzu_IsoJpt1.0, whole genome shotgun sequence and encodes:
- the Dronc gene encoding caspase Dronc; this translates as MQPPEREIGMLKKHREHIRKNLDLLVKSTNYGLLAAECVHQGILSVQMLRNAEDLNGKRFNMDEEDVRLEQHRRLFLKITQRGPTAYNLLITALRKVNCLDAAKLLESVDESGSRPPFISLNERNTRRKSADIVDTRTPEAYEGACASKKPLNDPLGPLTPYLAPVEGPHRDVKKSDKIYTDDVVGTYKMRSRLNRGVLLMVNIMDFPDPKRKRNGAEVDSNSLIHLFRELGFTIFAYGNMNQHQFFDILRQVTSSSYVQNTECFVMVLMTHGNRVQEIDKVEFCDGSVVDMQKIKNHFQANISPLLVHKPKVLIFPFCRGDHHDLGQPKGQYDPMEPLYTLQQEEEPEVETEGMSSAYTNVPTLADTLVCYANTPGYVTHRDPETGSWYIQKFCDVMAEHAHNTNVEDILKKTHASVGNMRTKKGSMQTGAFDNLGFNKKLFFNPGFYSE
- the LOC108013532 gene encoding uncharacterized protein, which produces MQEFSAKRDALFACLDDASKELRGTALDQSKAKSFSINALDRGNQSGNASGSGEVMNYRHGRSIDVSPDSEDGRLRRMRGKESIFKKPELPIGRCLKPRKTPDYQINPHKWKKYSLSDVDISDQSNSAAALSFLRQMDAQREADGDEGESSHSDGKIEFKKTSKLNRNLKKLQQQEVEDVELDKPQLRGSKLVMPEYVIGQKSQKQKKSKNKSNQNRASGKLQLSHLAEEDEQDE
- the LOC108013242 gene encoding uncharacterized protein, with protein sequence MEEKQSKPENPEQKSEVKTSSLPRQVKLKAQRQLNKMGYSQQVLLEASKYNNQDYTNAVFQYMTTTMDRGMEMVKNCDSVSLNNITQWLELMKSAQLSDLCEFEAAAAVNSIIQNERKPDPKELDGIDLNEAYKFVENALMGQPQKKLSDVTKEFLSREIELLIEEANTDESDDMARSMGQCLYNHQILDYMDQPHKCSLDPLFLDENLT
- the vnc gene encoding N-alpha-acetyltransferase daf-31 — translated: MNIRCAKPEDLMTMQHCNLLCLPENYQMKYYFYHGLTWPQLSYVAEDDKGGIVGYVLAKMEEPEPNEESRHGHITSLAVKRSYRRLGLAQKLMNQASQAMVECFNAQYVSLHVRKSNRAALNLYTNALKFKIIEVEPKYYADGEDAYAMRRDLSEFADEDQAKSSKQAGEEEDKVGHRSSGHGHSHNHSGHDGHCC
- the LOC108012471 gene encoding small integral membrane protein 13, with the protein product MSLQTGLVFVFTILASVSIVAAIILLGWFLIWKAFLSKFRLVRELLGQEEPEEQQPLAWDHQNLQPQQPGRARKARRD